From Echinicola jeungdonensis, the proteins below share one genomic window:
- a CDS encoding arginine deiminase family protein, which translates to MDLRLNSEFGALKAVLMHRPGREIDRLTPYNKELLLFEDVPYLEAMQREHDYFTQVIKQATGARIYGLHELLMETISDEKVLFKLMEEALSVSRLSHLAESMVARLSTSECSTALMAGIKVHELKRKIPKLPVVDLMDFAYIIPPSPNLYFQRDTAALTPGGMIFSSMKMEGRQREANIVRAIFENHPEFMDNNHKIYPIDGHNSPACIEGGDVIIISDKAVAIGNSERTDEKAIYHVAKSLLAEGTVERVYEVHLPKQRNFMHLDTVFTILDENLVLTYPDALEAVLKTSLYTLKSSDNDQVHIKRTVLKESLLTVLEKEIPYLEIIQLGNGNKEYALREQWFDGANVFAIGPRRVVSYSRNKYTNRSLRDAGVEVLEIPSSELSRGLGGPRCMTMPLSRSSI; encoded by the coding sequence ATGGATTTAAGACTCAACTCAGAGTTTGGTGCACTCAAAGCAGTGCTAATGCATCGGCCGGGAAGAGAAATAGACCGGCTGACTCCTTACAATAAAGAATTATTATTATTTGAGGATGTTCCTTATTTGGAGGCTATGCAAAGGGAGCATGATTATTTTACTCAAGTCATAAAACAAGCCACTGGAGCCCGGATTTATGGCCTCCATGAGCTTTTAATGGAAACCATATCGGATGAAAAGGTGCTTTTTAAATTAATGGAGGAAGCCCTTTCGGTATCCAGATTATCTCATTTGGCGGAAAGTATGGTGGCTCGTTTATCCACCTCAGAGTGTTCAACTGCATTGATGGCCGGGATCAAAGTTCATGAATTGAAGCGTAAGATCCCTAAACTTCCGGTAGTGGATTTAATGGATTTTGCCTATATCATTCCTCCCAGCCCCAACTTGTATTTCCAAAGGGATACAGCAGCTTTGACCCCTGGGGGGATGATTTTTTCAAGCATGAAAATGGAAGGCCGGCAGAGGGAGGCAAATATTGTTCGGGCCATTTTTGAGAACCATCCGGAGTTTATGGATAACAATCATAAAATATATCCCATTGATGGCCATAACAGCCCAGCTTGTATAGAAGGAGGGGATGTGATCATTATTTCTGATAAAGCTGTGGCTATTGGTAATTCTGAGAGGACTGATGAAAAGGCCATTTACCATGTGGCTAAGTCTCTTTTGGCAGAAGGAACAGTGGAAAGGGTTTACGAAGTTCACCTGCCCAAGCAAAGGAATTTTATGCACTTAGATACAGTTTTTACCATATTGGATGAAAACCTGGTGTTGACCTACCCAGATGCTTTGGAAGCAGTATTGAAAACCTCCCTATATACCCTGAAGAGTTCTGATAATGATCAGGTCCATATAAAAAGAACCGTCCTGAAAGAATCTTTATTAACGGTACTTGAAAAGGAAATTCCTTATTTGGAGATCATTCAATTGGGGAATGGAAATAAGGAATATGCCCTAAGGGAACAATGGTTTGATGGTGCCAATGTCTTTGCCATAGGGCCTAGAAGAGTGGTTTCTTATAGTAGGAACAAATACACTAACAGGTCTTTAAGAGATGCCGGTGTGGAGGTGTTGGAAATTCCATCCTCAGAGTTATCCCGGGGCCTGGGCGGTCCAAGGTGTATGACCATGCCACTCAGCAGGTCAAGCATTTAA
- the lysS gene encoding lysine--tRNA ligase produces the protein MQLLSEQEIERRKDREALMELGVNPYPAIEFPINVTAKDIHENYENRKNDYKNISLAGRLMSRRIMGSASFAEIQDSTGRLQIYVRRDDICEGEDKTLYNKVFKKLLGIGDYIGVKGFIFTTQTGEISLHVKELTVLSKSVKPLPVVKRDEAGNVYDGFTDPELRYRQRYVDLTVNPEVKDVFFTRSRIITNMRKYFDERGWLEVETPILQAVHGGAAAKPFNTHHNTLDMPLYLRIANELYLKRLIVGGFDGVYEFGKMFRNEGMDRTHNPEFTAMEIYIAYKDYIWMMKMVEDLLETVTISVHGTAEVTVGDTKIDFSGPYRRLTLFDSIKEYAGIDVSKMDEAELREVCHEFGIEVDDTMGRGKLIDEIFGEKVEDHLVQPTFITDYPIEMTPLAKKHRSDEGLVERFELFVNGKEIANAYTELNDPIDQRERFEEQLKLAARGDDEAMAMDEDFLRSLEYGMPPTAGLGIGIDRLTMLLTNNSTIQEVLFFPQMRPEKKQKIATDEDFMAVGVDPGLIPALRDLNIHTIDQLKEQNANKLFNDVCGRRKKLKLETSNPSKEDVEKWISE, from the coding sequence ATGCAATTATTGAGTGAACAAGAGATAGAGCGGAGAAAGGACCGTGAAGCTTTGATGGAATTAGGGGTTAACCCTTATCCGGCCATTGAATTTCCCATCAATGTAACGGCAAAAGATATCCATGAGAATTACGAGAATAGAAAAAATGATTATAAAAATATTTCCCTGGCCGGTAGATTGATGAGTCGAAGAATCATGGGTTCAGCTTCATTTGCCGAAATTCAGGATTCCACTGGAAGATTGCAGATATATGTAAGAAGGGATGATATATGTGAGGGAGAGGATAAAACACTTTATAATAAAGTATTTAAAAAACTATTAGGTATAGGAGATTATATTGGCGTAAAGGGGTTCATCTTTACTACCCAGACAGGAGAAATCTCACTTCATGTGAAAGAGCTTACGGTTTTATCAAAATCCGTAAAACCTTTACCTGTTGTGAAAAGGGATGAGGCAGGAAATGTTTATGATGGTTTTACTGACCCAGAGCTCCGTTACCGCCAACGTTATGTGGATCTTACGGTAAATCCTGAGGTGAAAGATGTGTTTTTTACCCGTTCCAGGATCATTACCAATATGAGGAAGTATTTTGATGAGCGGGGATGGTTGGAAGTGGAAACGCCCATTCTTCAAGCTGTTCATGGTGGAGCTGCTGCCAAACCTTTTAACACCCATCACAATACGCTGGATATGCCACTATACCTTCGTATTGCCAATGAATTGTACCTGAAAAGGTTGATTGTCGGTGGGTTTGATGGGGTTTATGAATTTGGAAAAATGTTCCGAAATGAGGGAATGGACAGGACCCACAATCCAGAATTTACTGCAATGGAAATTTACATTGCCTATAAGGATTATATCTGGATGATGAAAATGGTGGAAGACCTGCTGGAAACAGTGACCATATCAGTTCATGGTACTGCTGAAGTAACCGTTGGGGATACTAAAATTGATTTCTCAGGCCCTTATCGAAGATTGACCCTTTTTGATTCCATCAAAGAATATGCGGGAATTGATGTGAGTAAAATGGATGAAGCCGAGCTCAGGGAAGTTTGTCATGAGTTTGGTATAGAAGTGGATGATACCATGGGGCGTGGAAAATTGATCGATGAGATATTTGGTGAAAAAGTGGAAGATCACCTGGTTCAACCAACCTTTATTACAGATTACCCAATTGAAATGACCCCACTGGCCAAAAAACACCGATCCGATGAAGGGTTGGTGGAGCGTTTTGAGTTATTTGTCAATGGAAAAGAAATCGCCAATGCCTATACTGAGTTGAACGATCCGATTGACCAAAGGGAGCGTTTTGAAGAACAATTGAAACTGGCTGCCCGTGGGGATGATGAAGCCATGGCCATGGATGAGGATTTCCTTCGCTCCTTGGAGTATGGTATGCCGCCGACAGCAGGTCTTGGAATTGGAATTGACCGTTTGACCATGTTGTTGACGAATAATTCAACCATTCAGGAGGTGTTGTTCTTCCCGCAGATGAGACCAGAGAAAAAGCAAAAGATTGCTACTGATGAAGATTTTATGGCAGTTGGGGTGGACCCGGGATTGATCCCTGCGTTAAGGGATTTGAATATTCATACCATTGACCAATTGAAAGAACAAAATGCCAATAAATTATTTAACGACGTTTGTGGAAGAAGGAAAAAATTGAAATTGGAGACTTCCAATCCTAGCAAAGAGGATGTGGAAAAATGGATCAGTGAATAA
- a CDS encoding proline dehydrogenase family protein, translating into MNTKPNISFENVEVAFASRSDAELKKMYLIFTAMNQKWAVILGVAMARLAIKLKLPVKGLMKKTVFGHFCGGESIKDSARSIKELADFGIGTILDYSVEGEGTERSYDFTRDEIRRTILRSAGAKEIPFTVFKATGLGDYKVMTKVQAGKELNSKERDAFVRLKSRFDSLCKAAYENNVRILVDGEESWFQDVIDDMTYDAMAKYNKDKAIVYNTYQMYRRDMLKNLKAAHHDAVAKGYYLGVKIVRGAYMEKEADRAEDMGYPNPIHPTKKDTDDCFNKGLQFCVNNKQRVYLVNGSHNDMSNIILTELMGLHGVKPDDERFYFAQLYGMGDHLSYNLAKAGYNVAKYVPYGPVEAVMPYLSRRAKENSSMSGHSSFEIELIKKEMARRAAIKKEN; encoded by the coding sequence ATGAATACAAAACCCAATATTTCTTTTGAGAATGTAGAAGTTGCCTTTGCATCTAGAAGTGATGCGGAGTTAAAAAAGATGTACCTCATATTTACTGCCATGAATCAGAAGTGGGCTGTAATTTTGGGAGTAGCAATGGCCAGGTTAGCCATAAAATTAAAGTTGCCGGTAAAGGGACTCATGAAAAAAACGGTGTTTGGCCATTTTTGCGGAGGGGAAAGCATTAAAGACAGTGCCCGCTCTATCAAGGAATTGGCTGATTTCGGGATAGGAACCATCCTGGATTATTCCGTAGAAGGTGAAGGAACCGAAAGGAGTTATGATTTTACCAGGGATGAAATCCGCCGGACCATATTGCGGTCTGCCGGGGCCAAGGAAATCCCTTTTACTGTCTTTAAAGCCACAGGCCTTGGGGACTATAAGGTCATGACAAAGGTTCAAGCCGGTAAAGAGCTAAATTCCAAAGAGAGGGATGCCTTTGTGAGGCTGAAAAGCAGATTTGACTCCTTATGTAAGGCTGCTTATGAAAATAATGTCCGGATTCTGGTCGATGGGGAGGAGTCCTGGTTTCAGGATGTAATCGATGATATGACCTATGATGCCATGGCCAAATACAATAAGGACAAAGCCATTGTTTACAATACCTATCAGATGTACCGCAGAGATATGTTGAAAAACTTAAAAGCTGCCCACCATGATGCAGTGGCCAAAGGGTATTATCTGGGGGTTAAAATTGTAAGGGGGGCTTATATGGAAAAAGAGGCAGACCGGGCTGAAGATATGGGCTATCCCAATCCAATACATCCTACCAAAAAGGATACAGACGATTGCTTTAATAAGGGCTTGCAGTTTTGTGTCAATAATAAACAAAGGGTGTACCTGGTTAATGGTTCTCACAATGATATGAGTAATATCATCCTTACGGAGCTTATGGGGCTTCATGGGGTTAAACCGGACGATGAGCGGTTTTACTTTGCCCAACTTTATGGAATGGGGGATCATTTATCTTATAACCTTGCCAAAGCCGGTTATAATGTCGCCAAATACGTCCCCTATGGCCCTGTGGAGGCGGTTATGCCTTACCTGTCCAGAAGGGCCAAAGAAAATTCCAGTATGTCTGGACATAGCAGTTTTGAAATTGAATTGATCAAAAAGGAGATGGCAAGACGTGCTGCCATAAAAAAAGAAAATTAA
- a CDS encoding chorismate mutase, with translation MKDHLQTSEWGLGLEGHIIIAGPCSAETPEQVEKVCLDMKKENIIPSMFRAGIWKPRTRPGSFEGIGEDGLKWMEIVRNHLNIPITTEVGNTAHVELALKHNVDVLWIGARTTVNPFAVQEIAEALRGTDIPVMVKNPMNPDLQLWLGALERLYAVGIHKLAAIHRGFSDAYDKRFRNKPNWSMPIHLKREWKGMEVINDPSHIVGKREGILEVAQRAINFGLDGLMIETHHDPDNAWSDAKQQVTPAQLKEILSKIDFKKTLDKEKPSEKLHDLRSAVDHMDDQLLDLLAERFAVIDQIGAHKREHKLTVFQADRWKQVMDSRTEKGVKKGLSEKFMKELLFSIHEESVKRQEKQLRAGDPVDKKA, from the coding sequence ATGAAAGATCACTTACAAACATCAGAATGGGGCCTTGGACTGGAAGGACATATTATCATCGCAGGACCCTGTAGCGCTGAAACCCCAGAGCAAGTGGAAAAAGTTTGCCTGGACATGAAAAAAGAAAATATCATCCCTTCCATGTTCCGTGCTGGAATCTGGAAACCAAGAACCAGACCAGGAAGCTTCGAAGGAATCGGTGAAGATGGCCTAAAATGGATGGAGATTGTAAGGAACCACCTGAACATCCCTATTACCACTGAAGTTGGAAACACTGCCCACGTGGAATTGGCTTTGAAACACAATGTTGATGTCCTTTGGATTGGTGCCCGTACTACGGTAAACCCTTTCGCTGTACAGGAAATTGCCGAAGCCCTAAGAGGTACTGACATCCCTGTCATGGTCAAAAACCCAATGAACCCAGACCTTCAACTTTGGTTAGGCGCATTGGAAAGATTATATGCAGTAGGTATCCATAAACTGGCTGCCATCCACAGAGGATTCAGCGATGCTTACGACAAAAGATTCAGAAACAAGCCTAACTGGTCCATGCCCATCCACTTGAAAAGAGAATGGAAAGGAATGGAAGTCATCAATGACCCCAGTCATATCGTAGGAAAAAGAGAGGGTATTTTGGAAGTTGCCCAAAGAGCAATCAACTTCGGGTTGGACGGATTGATGATCGAAACCCACCATGACCCTGACAATGCATGGAGTGATGCCAAGCAACAGGTTACACCTGCACAATTGAAAGAAATCCTCTCCAAGATTGATTTCAAGAAAACCTTGGACAAAGAAAAACCAAGTGAAAAGCTGCATGATTTAAGATCTGCTGTGGACCATATGGATGACCAATTGTTGGATTTGCTTGCTGAGAGATTTGCTGTCATTGACCAAATTGGAGCCCATAAAAGAGAACACAAACTGACCGTTTTCCAGGCAGACCGTTGGAAGCAAGTAATGGATTCCAGAACTGAAAAAGGTGTTAAAAAAGGATTGAGCGAAAAATTCATGAAAGAATTGCTTTTCTCTATCCATGAAGAATCAGTTAAAAGACAAGAAAAGCAATTAAGAGCAGGAGATCCTGTCGATAAAAAAGCATAA
- the aroB gene encoding 3-dehydroquinate synthase: MESIIFSTQIATDLDRYLKTKNFSKLGLIADQNTFNACYPLIQEILPKHEHFQFQAGEGNKNLQTCISIWEWMTDCAFDRKSLIINLGGGVTGDMGGFCASTYKRGIRFVNIPTTLLSQVDASVGGKLGVDFNGFKNHIGVFNEPEAVIISDAFLKTLPLPELRSGYAEVIKHGLIMNENYFHSLKSHNWETQKWKDIIEKSVSIKKEVVEKDPKEEGLRKILNFGHTVGHAVESFYLGSKYHLLHGEAIAIGMIAEAYLSRQHIGFSQEGLDTIIETLLSIFGKVNIPSEDLEAIAQLCFQDKKNEGKTINCSLLKKIGSCDYNIAVSQEDIINSLNFYNTIHK; the protein is encoded by the coding sequence TTGGAATCAATAATTTTCTCGACCCAGATTGCCACTGATCTAGATCGGTATTTGAAGACCAAAAACTTCTCAAAGCTTGGTCTTATTGCAGACCAAAATACCTTCAATGCCTGCTATCCTTTAATCCAGGAAATCCTCCCCAAACACGAGCATTTCCAGTTTCAGGCAGGGGAGGGCAATAAAAACCTGCAAACCTGTATATCCATTTGGGAATGGATGACCGATTGTGCATTTGACAGAAAATCACTGATTATTAATCTTGGAGGCGGAGTGACTGGAGATATGGGCGGATTTTGCGCAAGCACCTACAAAAGGGGCATCAGGTTCGTAAATATACCAACCACTCTGCTTTCCCAAGTTGATGCCAGTGTAGGGGGCAAGTTGGGGGTGGATTTTAATGGTTTCAAAAACCATATTGGGGTATTTAATGAACCTGAGGCGGTAATCATTTCTGATGCCTTTTTGAAAACCCTACCCCTTCCTGAGTTAAGGTCAGGTTATGCCGAGGTCATTAAACATGGCCTTATCATGAATGAAAATTATTTTCACAGCCTTAAATCCCACAACTGGGAGACACAGAAGTGGAAAGACATCATCGAAAAATCCGTTTCCATTAAAAAGGAAGTGGTGGAGAAAGACCCCAAAGAAGAAGGTTTGCGTAAAATCCTGAACTTTGGTCATACCGTGGGCCATGCTGTGGAATCCTTTTATTTGGGCAGCAAGTATCATCTACTTCATGGTGAGGCTATTGCCATAGGCATGATTGCCGAAGCATACCTTTCCAGACAACATATCGGCTTTTCCCAAGAGGGCCTTGACACCATCATCGAAACTCTTCTGTCCATTTTTGGCAAAGTCAATATTCCTTCAGAAGATCTGGAAGCCATTGCCCAATTATGCTTTCAGGACAAAAAGAATGAAGGCAAAACCATCAACTGTTCCCTGTTGAAAAAAATCGGGTCATGTGATTATAATATTGCCGTCAGCCAAGAAGACATTATTAATTCCTTAAATTTTTACAATACCATCCATAAATGA
- a CDS encoding 3-phosphoshikimate 1-carboxyvinyltransferase, with translation MKPITLPVKSSFGEVTIPLPSSKSESNRVLIIDALTPGKNHITNLAEARDTQTMIRLLKEDPETFDVLDAGTTMRFLTAFAALTGRKKTLTGTPRMCERPIGILVDALREIGADISYKGQEGFPPMETKGFNKQLANHIKIRGDVSSQYISALLMNAPLLPQGLTLELTGKIGSRTYIEMTLELMRQFGIEYSFEGNIIKVPHQTYKNTSFAVESDWSGASYWFSLVACADKGEFFLEGLKPNSLQGDSKIVDIMDKLGVQSEFKDGGILLTKKPVSGLPKFDFTHCPDLAQTVAVTCALTGQKSEFTGLESLRIKETDRIYALQQELAKFNAQLVEGENEIFTLIPSNEIPEEVNIHTYDDHRMAMAFMPLATKTKVTFDDQEVVNKSYPSFWKHCALVGLS, from the coding sequence ATGAAACCCATTACGCTTCCGGTCAAATCCTCCTTTGGCGAAGTGACCATCCCCTTGCCATCATCCAAAAGTGAAAGCAACAGGGTATTGATCATTGATGCCCTGACTCCCGGGAAAAATCATATTACCAACCTGGCTGAAGCCCGGGATACACAAACCATGATCCGCCTTTTAAAAGAGGATCCGGAAACTTTCGATGTTTTGGACGCAGGAACCACCATGCGTTTCCTGACGGCATTTGCAGCCTTAACCGGCCGAAAAAAGACATTGACAGGAACTCCAAGGATGTGTGAAAGACCCATCGGGATTTTAGTGGATGCTTTAAGGGAAATCGGAGCCGATATTTCCTACAAAGGCCAGGAAGGTTTCCCTCCTATGGAGACCAAAGGTTTCAATAAGCAGCTTGCAAATCATATCAAAATCAGGGGAGATGTCAGCAGCCAATACATTTCTGCACTTTTGATGAATGCCCCATTGCTGCCCCAAGGTCTGACTTTAGAGTTGACTGGAAAAATCGGCTCCAGGACTTATATTGAAATGACTCTGGAACTGATGAGGCAATTTGGTATAGAATACAGCTTTGAAGGGAACATAATTAAAGTACCTCACCAAACCTATAAGAACACTTCTTTTGCCGTGGAAAGTGACTGGTCAGGTGCCAGCTATTGGTTCAGCCTGGTGGCCTGTGCAGATAAAGGCGAGTTTTTCCTTGAAGGATTAAAGCCCAACAGTTTGCAGGGAGATTCCAAGATAGTAGACATCATGGATAAGCTTGGCGTGCAGAGTGAATTTAAAGATGGGGGTATTTTGCTGACAAAAAAACCAGTTTCAGGATTACCTAAATTTGACTTCACCCATTGCCCGGACCTGGCTCAGACTGTCGCAGTTACTTGTGCCCTGACAGGACAAAAAAGTGAATTCACAGGACTGGAAAGCCTAAGGATCAAAGAAACTGACCGGATTTATGCACTTCAGCAGGAATTGGCCAAATTCAATGCTCAACTGGTGGAAGGAGAAAATGAAATTTTCACCCTGATTCCTTCAAATGAAATTCCTGAGGAAGTGAATATTCACACCTATGATGACCACCGTATGGCCATGGCTTTTATGCCGCTGGCTACCAAAACCAAGGTCACCTTTGATGACCAGGAAGTGGTCAATAAATCTTACCCCAGCTTTTGGAAACATTGTGCTTTGGTAGGTTTATCCTAA
- a CDS encoding prephenate dehydratase — protein MKDTQEKIAIQGIKGSYHYQVAKNVFGPDTGIIECLSFTELVKKIIQKEADIGILALENSIAGAILPNYDLIDRNNLQITGEFYLPISHQLMALPGQTIQDIKEVRSHPMALLQCKAFFEKYPHIQLIEDMDTASVARDIREKKLKGVGAIAGVAAADFFELEILASDIQTIKNNITRFCIVQNENEANTQKGFDKVSLKLVLENQKGILAKVLQVMSEHNLDLTKIQSLPVIDKPWHYAFFIDLLFESKEDYTQTLSVLEKMDISIKILGEYKNAKI, from the coding sequence TTGAAAGATACACAGGAGAAAATCGCCATACAGGGCATCAAAGGATCTTACCATTATCAAGTGGCCAAAAATGTATTTGGTCCGGATACCGGGATTATTGAGTGCCTTTCTTTTACAGAACTGGTCAAAAAAATCATCCAAAAAGAAGCAGACATTGGGATTTTAGCTTTGGAGAATTCCATTGCAGGCGCTATTCTGCCTAATTATGATTTGATCGACCGGAACAACCTTCAGATTACCGGAGAATTTTATTTGCCCATTTCCCATCAATTGATGGCCCTCCCAGGGCAAACCATCCAAGACATCAAAGAAGTTCGCTCCCACCCCATGGCTTTGCTTCAGTGTAAAGCATTTTTTGAAAAGTACCCCCATATTCAACTAATTGAGGACATGGACACCGCATCAGTAGCCAGGGACATTAGAGAAAAAAAATTAAAAGGAGTGGGTGCAATCGCCGGTGTTGCTGCAGCAGATTTTTTTGAATTGGAAATTTTGGCTTCCGATATTCAAACCATTAAAAATAATATCACCCGCTTTTGCATCGTCCAAAATGAAAATGAGGCCAATACGCAAAAAGGTTTCGATAAGGTTTCCCTAAAGCTGGTTTTGGAAAACCAAAAAGGAATCCTGGCCAAAGTACTTCAGGTGATGAGTGAGCATAACTTGGATTTGACTAAAATCCAATCCCTGCCAGTGATTGACAAACCCTGGCATTATGCCTTTTTTATTGACCTTTTGTTTGAATCCAAGGAGGATTACACGCAAACCCTATCTGTTCTTGAGAAAATGGATATTTCCATCAAAATTCTCGGTGAATACAAAAACGCAAAAATCTAA
- a CDS encoding pyridoxal phosphate-dependent aminotransferase: MISPAQRLNNVKEYYFSQKLREVAQLKADGAPIINMGIGSPDLPPHESVIEALNQTSIKADVHGYQSYQGLPALREGIASFYKKYYQVQLQPQDEILPMMGSKEAIMHISMAYLNPGDKVLIPNPGYPTYSSVTELVGAEAIYYDLKGENNWLPDFQQLEEFAKKGIKIMWINYPHMPTGANAPETTLSQLVEFGKKHGILLVNDNPYSFILTAKPLSILSIPGAREVAMELNSLSKTYNMPGWRVGMLCGKSTYLKEVLKVKSNMDSGMFLGIQKGAIAALNLDKTWFEQMDDIYRSRRELVWQIIDKIGASYDKSSSGMFVWAKLPEGQDSKAFVDQLLQKNHLFIAPGDIFGSNGIGYIRFSLCVPEDKIKEALKRI; encoded by the coding sequence ATGATCAGTCCGGCCCAGCGTCTAAACAACGTCAAAGAATATTATTTTTCTCAAAAATTAAGGGAGGTAGCCCAATTGAAAGCTGATGGAGCGCCCATCATCAATATGGGGATTGGAAGCCCTGATCTCCCACCACACGAAAGTGTTATAGAGGCACTGAACCAAACCAGCATAAAAGCAGATGTCCATGGTTATCAAAGTTACCAGGGACTACCCGCTTTAAGGGAGGGCATTGCTTCTTTTTATAAAAAGTATTACCAGGTCCAGCTCCAACCTCAGGATGAAATACTCCCTATGATGGGCTCCAAAGAAGCCATAATGCATATTTCCATGGCTTACCTAAACCCCGGAGACAAGGTACTAATCCCAAATCCTGGATATCCCACTTATTCTTCAGTGACTGAACTAGTGGGTGCAGAAGCTATTTATTATGATTTAAAAGGGGAAAACAACTGGTTACCTGATTTTCAGCAATTGGAAGAATTTGCAAAAAAAGGAATCAAGATAATGTGGATCAACTACCCCCATATGCCTACAGGTGCCAATGCTCCTGAAACCACCCTCTCCCAATTGGTTGAGTTTGGCAAAAAGCATGGGATCTTACTTGTCAATGACAACCCCTACAGCTTTATCCTAACAGCCAAACCTCTCAGCATTCTTTCCATACCTGGAGCCAGGGAGGTAGCCATGGAACTTAACTCCCTTAGCAAAACCTATAATATGCCTGGATGGAGAGTGGGAATGCTTTGCGGGAAGTCAACCTACCTGAAGGAGGTTTTAAAGGTAAAAAGCAATATGGATTCTGGGATGTTTTTGGGCATACAAAAAGGAGCAATAGCAGCTTTAAACCTTGACAAAACCTGGTTTGAACAAATGGATGATATATATAGATCCAGAAGAGAGCTGGTATGGCAAATTATTGACAAAATCGGGGCATCCTACGACAAAAGCAGTTCGGGAATGTTTGTATGGGCCAAATTACCAGAGGGCCAGGACAGCAAAGCATTTGTTGATCAGCTATTGCAAAAAAACCATCTTTTTATTGCACCAGGAGACATTTTTGGCAGCAATGGAATTGGATATATCCGTTTTTCCCTTTGTGTTCCAGAAGATAAAATCAAAGAGGCATTAAAAAGGATTTAA
- a CDS encoding prephenate dehydrogenase, which yields MKKVHIIGLGLLGGSFALALKKAFPGIRITGTDHNQQHQEEAVQIGLIEEIKDVAAPDTDLILIATPVHTIPDLLRSVLGKIDKNTLVMDFGSTKAQICQSIADHPNRENYLAAHPIAGTEFSGPKAAIDHLFSGKILILCELEKTNLELKGKAYEIFEALGVKLRFMGPMEHDNQLAYVSHLSHISSFMLGKTVLDKMEDDKNILNMAGSGFSSTVRLAKSSPAMWTPIIKENKSNILEALNQYINNLMEFRDEIVQDDYKKLFKKMEEINRIGNLLNLEK from the coding sequence ATGAAAAAGGTACATATCATCGGTTTGGGGCTATTAGGGGGATCTTTTGCCCTGGCCTTAAAAAAAGCTTTCCCAGGCATCCGCATTACCGGAACAGACCATAATCAGCAACACCAAGAGGAAGCTGTTCAAATTGGTTTAATTGAGGAAATAAAAGATGTTGCAGCCCCTGATACAGACCTAATCCTAATAGCCACCCCTGTTCATACCATTCCGGATTTGCTCAGGTCAGTTTTGGGCAAGATAGATAAAAACACTCTGGTCATGGATTTTGGAAGCACTAAAGCACAAATCTGCCAATCCATAGCAGACCACCCCAATCGGGAAAACTATCTTGCTGCTCACCCCATTGCAGGGACAGAATTTTCCGGACCAAAAGCTGCTATCGATCACTTATTTTCCGGGAAGATCCTTATACTTTGTGAATTGGAAAAAACCAACCTGGAATTAAAGGGGAAAGCATATGAGATTTTTGAAGCCCTTGGGGTAAAACTCCGTTTTATGGGACCAATGGAACATGACAACCAGTTGGCTTATGTTTCCCATTTATCACATATCAGTTCATTTATGTTAGGAAAAACGGTTTTGGATAAAATGGAAGATGATAAAAATATATTGAATATGGCAGGAAGCGGTTTTTCTTCCACGGTTAGATTAGCCAAAAGTTCACCAGCTATGTGGACTCCCATCATTAAGGAAAATAAAAGCAATATCCTGGAAGCCCTTAACCAATATATCAATAACCTGATGGAATTCAGAGACGAAATTGTTCAGGATGATTACAAAAAGCTTTTCAAGAAAATGGAGGAAATTAATAGAATCGGAAATTTGTTAAACTTGGAAAAATAA